The following are encoded in a window of Corynebacterium marinum DSM 44953 genomic DNA:
- a CDS encoding acylphosphatase, with translation MGRFGPGHPPQPEGPREVIRLTAHVDGNVQGVGFRWWTRQQAVELGLVGSAANLPDGRVKVIAEGADEAVGELLRRLWSGPGGVDEVTQAWAAPLGEHGFRTF, from the coding sequence CTGGGACGGTTCGGACCCGGTCACCCGCCGCAGCCTGAAGGACCACGTGAAGTGATCAGGTTAACCGCACACGTCGACGGTAACGTCCAGGGCGTGGGCTTCCGGTGGTGGACCCGTCAGCAGGCGGTGGAACTGGGGTTGGTGGGTTCCGCCGCAAATCTTCCCGACGGGCGCGTCAAGGTCATTGCGGAAGGGGCAGATGAGGCGGTCGGCGAGTTGCTGCGTCGATTGTGGTCCGGGCCGGGCGGGGTCGATGAGGTTACCCAGGCGTGGGCGGCGCCTCTGGGGGAACACGGCTTCCGCACCTTCTAG
- a CDS encoding alanine/glycine:cation symporter family protein — protein MESIETFVTGTINDNLWTVVPWLLIAAGFYFGFRTVVVQLRMIPDMFRAVVEKPRGIGHDEDKEYGGISAFKAFTISAASRVGTGNIAGVAVAITLGGPGAVFWMWMIAIIGGATAFIESTLAQLWKSRDSTGHYHGGPAYYMTRGMNAKWLALIFAVAISITYGFVYNSIQTNSIVEVIGGSLGREDMSFKMVVGGVLAALTAVVIFGGVYRIANVTQIIVPFMAVAYIVVALIVIVMRIGEVPGIIADIVGHALGLREIAGAAVGAAFMNGMRRGLFSNEAGQGSAPNAAATATVSHPVKQGLVQTLGVYFDTLVICSITAFIILLGSDPAYGETVQGASLTQEALANVVGSWGTHFVTFILFFLAFSSILGNYYLAQANIQYLTKSRMWLNVFRVTVIGFVFFGAVGSLPLVWAMGDTFAATMVIINLIAIVPLAGVAIKLLRNYGEQRTAGHDPVFHRDMLPEIKNVEVWDGSDPVTRRSLKDHVK, from the coding sequence ATGGAATCCATCGAGACATTCGTCACCGGGACGATCAACGACAACCTCTGGACCGTCGTCCCCTGGCTGCTCATCGCCGCGGGCTTCTACTTCGGCTTCCGCACCGTCGTGGTGCAGCTCCGGATGATCCCCGACATGTTCCGCGCGGTCGTCGAGAAGCCCCGCGGCATCGGCCACGACGAAGACAAGGAATACGGCGGCATCTCCGCCTTCAAGGCCTTCACCATCTCCGCCGCCTCCCGCGTGGGCACCGGCAACATCGCCGGCGTGGCGGTGGCCATCACCCTCGGCGGCCCCGGCGCGGTGTTCTGGATGTGGATGATCGCCATCATCGGCGGCGCAACCGCCTTCATCGAGTCCACCCTGGCGCAGCTGTGGAAGAGCCGGGACTCCACCGGCCATTACCACGGCGGCCCGGCCTACTACATGACCCGCGGAATGAACGCGAAATGGCTCGCGCTCATTTTTGCCGTGGCGATCTCCATTACCTACGGCTTCGTCTACAACTCGATCCAGACCAACTCCATCGTCGAGGTGATCGGCGGTTCGCTGGGGCGTGAAGACATGAGCTTCAAGATGGTCGTCGGCGGCGTCCTGGCCGCATTGACCGCAGTGGTCATCTTCGGTGGCGTCTACCGCATCGCCAATGTCACCCAGATCATCGTGCCGTTCATGGCCGTCGCCTACATCGTCGTGGCGCTCATCGTCATCGTCATGCGCATCGGAGAGGTTCCGGGAATCATCGCGGACATTGTCGGGCACGCGCTCGGCCTGCGTGAGATCGCGGGCGCCGCGGTGGGTGCGGCTTTCATGAACGGTATGCGCCGAGGCCTGTTCTCCAACGAGGCAGGCCAGGGTTCCGCCCCCAACGCCGCCGCCACCGCAACGGTTTCCCACCCCGTCAAGCAGGGCCTGGTCCAGACCCTGGGCGTCTACTTCGACACCCTCGTGATCTGCTCGATCACCGCCTTCATCATCCTGCTGGGCAGCGACCCCGCCTACGGGGAGACAGTCCAGGGTGCGTCGCTGACGCAGGAGGCGCTCGCCAACGTGGTCGGATCCTGGGGCACCCACTTCGTCACCTTCATCCTCTTCTTCCTGGCGTTCTCCTCCATCCTGGGCAACTACTACCTGGCACAGGCCAACATCCAGTACCTGACGAAGTCCAGGATGTGGCTCAACGTCTTCCGGGTAACCGTCATCGGCTTCGTCTTCTTCGGTGCCGTCGGCTCCCTGCCCCTGGTCTGGGCGATGGGCGACACCTTCGCGGCCACCATGGTCATCATCAACCTCATCGCCATCGTGCCGCTGGCAGGTGTGGCCATCAAGCTGCTGCGCAACTACGGCGAGCAGCGCACTGCGGGCCACGACCCGGTCTTCCACCGCGACATGCTGCCGGAGATCAAGAACGTGGAGGTCTGGGACGGTTCGGACCCGGTCACCCGCCGCAGCCTGAAGGACCACGTGAAGTGA